One genomic region from Amycolatopsis sp. FBCC-B4732 encodes:
- a CDS encoding amino acid deaminase — protein sequence MNTPAACTMNTAALDALRQERVDWRFRSAAPALTGLTLEEAAERRLNLFADGFFAPFVVLDDDALEHNLRTMAAWCAARGVVLAPHGKTTMAPQLFARQIEHGAWGVTCANAGHLRIYRAFGVSRILLANQLLDPAGLRWLAAELAADPGFEFVCWVDSVRGVELMTAALEGTERPVDVLLELGADGGRTGVRDSATAWAVAEAVDASPVLRLRGTGGYEGALSHGTDDAALAKISSYVDGLRDLAIAFADKGLLDGQIIVTAGGSAYFDQVANELTKPWPAGLDVLPVLRSGAYLTHDDGFYREISPLGDHPRIDGVESFRPALRAWAQVTSKPSDELALLTIGKRDASFDEGMPEPQLRRTPDGPAEPLDGHVVAKMNDQHAFLTLPPGSPVEVGDWIGLGLSHPCTVFDKWPLLPVTAADGETVVDLVRTWF from the coding sequence ATGAACACACCCGCCGCCTGCACCATGAACACCGCCGCGCTCGACGCCCTCCGCCAGGAGCGCGTCGACTGGCGGTTCCGCTCCGCCGCCCCCGCCCTGACCGGGCTGACCCTGGAAGAAGCCGCGGAACGCAGGCTCAACCTCTTCGCCGACGGGTTCTTCGCGCCCTTCGTCGTGCTCGACGACGACGCTCTCGAGCACAACCTGCGGACGATGGCCGCCTGGTGCGCCGCGCGCGGCGTCGTGCTCGCCCCGCACGGCAAGACGACCATGGCACCGCAGCTGTTCGCGCGCCAGATCGAGCACGGCGCGTGGGGCGTGACCTGCGCGAACGCCGGGCACCTCCGGATCTACCGCGCCTTCGGCGTCTCGCGGATCCTGCTGGCCAACCAGCTCCTCGACCCGGCCGGCCTGCGCTGGCTGGCCGCCGAGCTGGCCGCGGACCCGGGCTTCGAGTTCGTCTGCTGGGTCGACTCGGTCCGCGGCGTCGAGCTGATGACCGCAGCCCTCGAAGGCACCGAGCGGCCGGTGGACGTGCTCCTCGAACTCGGCGCCGACGGCGGCCGCACCGGCGTTCGCGACTCCGCGACCGCCTGGGCCGTCGCCGAAGCGGTCGACGCCAGCCCGGTGCTGCGGCTGCGCGGCACCGGCGGCTACGAGGGCGCGCTCTCGCACGGCACCGACGATGCCGCGCTCGCCAAGATCAGCTCCTATGTGGACGGTCTGCGCGACCTCGCGATCGCCTTCGCGGACAAGGGACTCCTCGACGGACAGATCATCGTCACCGCCGGCGGCAGCGCGTACTTCGACCAGGTGGCGAACGAGCTGACCAAGCCGTGGCCGGCCGGCCTCGACGTGCTGCCGGTGCTGCGCAGCGGCGCCTACCTCACCCACGACGACGGCTTCTACCGCGAGATCTCCCCGCTCGGCGACCACCCGCGCATCGACGGCGTCGAGTCGTTCCGCCCGGCACTGCGGGCCTGGGCGCAGGTGACGTCGAAGCCGTCGGACGAGCTCGCGCTGCTCACCATCGGCAAGCGCGACGCGTCCTTCGACGAGGGCATGCCCGAGCCGCAGCTGCGCCGGACGCCCGACGGCCCGGCCGAGCCCCTCGACGGGCACGTCGTCGCGAAGATGAACGACCAGCACGCGTTCCTCACGCTGCCGCCGGGGTCGCCGGTCGAGGTCGGCGACTGGATCGGGCTCGGCCTCTCGCACCCGTGCACGGTGTTCGACAAGTGGCCGCTGCTGCCGGTGACGGCGGCCGACGGCGAAACCGTCGTCGACCTCGTCCGGACGTGGTTCTGA
- a CDS encoding GntP family permease codes for MIHWLQHTTGGLLTLAAVSIAVLLLLIVKLKIEPFIALIVVGLLTALAAGLPVGTIVGTAQKSSDSLLEKGFGSILGHITAIIGLGTLLGSILERSGGAKVLTGALLRGFGEKRAPLAMGVAGFIFGIPVFFDIGIFVLAPLVYVAAKQGKRSLVLYAMPLIAGLSITHAFLPPHPGPVAAAGLLHVELGWIILMGLACGIPAFLIGGVLYATWIGKRIDVGVPAEMIVAEEEGEEEEDAPSLALVGSIIAVPLVLILAGTFGSIWLPKGSALAGVAAFIGTPAVALTVAVLLASWLLGLRRGFTGKDLNELASKSLRPVAMILLVVGAGAFFGAVLSATGIGKAVADSLHDAGLPVLLAAYVISCGMRIAQGSATVAIVTTSGIIAPTVAQLGYSQVQLALLVMAISAGSIIASHVNDGGFWIVSRYFNMSVVQTLKSWTALETVLSVSGFAVSALLMAVV; via the coding sequence ATGATCCACTGGCTGCAACACACCACGGGCGGCCTGCTGACGCTCGCCGCCGTCTCGATCGCCGTCCTGCTGCTGCTGATCGTCAAGCTCAAGATCGAGCCGTTCATCGCGCTGATCGTGGTCGGCCTGCTCACCGCGCTGGCCGCGGGCCTGCCGGTCGGCACGATCGTCGGCACCGCGCAGAAGTCGTCGGACTCCTTGCTGGAAAAGGGTTTCGGCAGCATCCTCGGGCACATCACGGCGATCATCGGGCTCGGCACGCTGCTCGGATCGATCCTGGAACGCTCCGGCGGCGCGAAGGTGCTCACCGGGGCCCTGCTGCGGGGCTTCGGCGAAAAGCGGGCGCCGCTGGCGATGGGTGTCGCCGGGTTCATCTTCGGCATCCCGGTGTTCTTCGACATCGGCATCTTCGTGCTGGCGCCGCTGGTGTACGTCGCCGCGAAGCAGGGAAAGCGCTCGCTGGTGCTCTACGCGATGCCGCTGATCGCCGGCCTGTCGATCACGCACGCCTTCCTGCCGCCGCACCCGGGCCCGGTGGCGGCGGCCGGGCTGCTGCACGTCGAGCTGGGCTGGATCATCCTCATGGGCCTGGCCTGCGGCATCCCCGCGTTCCTCATCGGCGGCGTGCTCTACGCGACCTGGATCGGCAAGCGCATCGACGTCGGGGTGCCCGCCGAAATGATCGTCGCCGAAGAGGAAGGCGAAGAAGAGGAAGACGCGCCGTCGCTGGCGCTGGTCGGCTCGATCATCGCGGTGCCGCTGGTGCTGATCCTCGCCGGCACCTTCGGGAGCATCTGGCTGCCGAAGGGCTCCGCGCTCGCCGGGGTCGCCGCGTTCATCGGCACGCCCGCCGTCGCGCTGACCGTCGCCGTGCTGCTCGCGTCCTGGCTGCTCGGGCTGCGGCGCGGGTTCACCGGCAAGGACCTCAACGAGCTGGCGTCGAAGTCGCTGCGGCCGGTCGCGATGATCCTGCTGGTCGTCGGCGCGGGCGCGTTCTTCGGCGCGGTGCTCTCGGCCACCGGGATCGGCAAGGCCGTCGCCGACTCGCTGCACGACGCGGGCCTGCCGGTGCTGCTCGCGGCGTACGTCATCAGCTGCGGCATGCGCATCGCGCAGGGTTCGGCGACGGTCGCGATCGTGACCACGAGCGGGATCATCGCCCCCACCGTCGCCCAGCTCGGGTATTCGCAGGTCCAGCTGGCCCTGCTCGTCATGGCGATCTCCGCCGGGTCGATCATCGCCTCGCACGTCAACGACGGCGGGTTCTGGATCGTTTCGCGCTACTTCAACATGAGCGTGGTGCAGACGCTGAAGTCGTGGACCGCACTGGAAACCGTGCTTTCCGTTTCCGGTTTCGCGGTTTCGGCATTGCTCATGGCCGTGGTCTAG
- a CDS encoding sugar kinase — translation MALFVPAEPGPPDEVKQWVRTIGGAESNVACNLPTLGVRSGWVSAVGDDPFGRALLREVESHGVDVSACTVDPARPTGLYIKESGAGGSPVRYYRSGSAASGMGPSLLERLDLGGVRVLHLSGITPALSDSCLALVRALLDMPRGDRLISFDVNFRPALWTGRDPSLLAELAARADIVLTGDDEAQRVWGTGDPAELRALLPGPRTLVVKHGERGATLVEGEPLFSPALRVDVVEPVGAGDAFAAGFLAATLRGAAPLHRLRQGHLQAAATLLTHDDVGVPLPREVVDSLLQADPDAWSSARLTGEGVVRT, via the coding sequence ATGGCGCTGTTCGTGCCCGCCGAGCCCGGCCCGCCGGACGAGGTCAAGCAGTGGGTGCGCACCATCGGTGGCGCCGAATCGAACGTGGCCTGCAACCTGCCGACGCTGGGGGTGCGCAGCGGCTGGGTGAGTGCCGTCGGTGACGACCCGTTCGGCCGGGCACTGCTGCGCGAGGTCGAATCCCACGGCGTCGACGTCAGCGCGTGCACGGTCGACCCGGCGCGCCCGACCGGGCTGTACATCAAGGAAAGCGGCGCCGGCGGCAGCCCGGTGCGCTACTACCGCTCCGGCTCGGCCGCGTCCGGGATGGGCCCGTCGCTGCTGGAGCGGCTCGACCTCGGCGGCGTCCGCGTGCTCCACCTGTCCGGCATCACGCCGGCGCTGTCCGACAGCTGCCTCGCGCTCGTGCGCGCGCTGCTGGACATGCCCCGCGGCGACCGGCTGATCTCGTTCGACGTCAACTTCCGCCCCGCGCTCTGGACCGGCCGCGACCCGAGCCTGCTCGCGGAGCTGGCCGCGCGGGCCGACATCGTGCTGACCGGCGACGACGAAGCCCAGCGCGTGTGGGGGACCGGCGACCCGGCCGAGCTGCGCGCCCTCCTGCCGGGCCCGCGCACGCTCGTCGTCAAGCACGGCGAGCGCGGCGCGACCCTGGTCGAAGGCGAACCGCTGTTCTCGCCGGCGCTGCGGGTCGACGTCGTCGAGCCGGTCGGCGCCGGGGACGCGTTCGCCGCCGGCTTCCTCGCCGCGACCCTGCGCGGCGCCGCTCCGCTGCACCGGCTCCGCCAGGGGCACCTGCAGGCCGCCGCGACGCTGCTCACCCACGACGACGTCGGGGTGCCGCTGCCGCGCGAGGTGGTGGATAGCCTGCTCCAGGCGGATCCGGACGCGTGGAGTTCGGCCCGGCTGACCGGAGAGGGCGTGGTGCGCACGTGA
- a CDS encoding DUF1844 domain-containing protein — translation MSEQPPEQPPYSERQLEEIPSVEVISRAAVMLLSAGAERLGLADADPETSPHRDLDEARRLITALAGLVTASAEYLGLHAGPLRDGLQSLQKAFREASVVPDPPGQGPGEKYTGPVY, via the coding sequence GTGTCAGAACAACCCCCCGAACAGCCCCCCTATTCCGAACGGCAGCTCGAGGAGATCCCGAGCGTGGAGGTGATCAGCCGCGCGGCCGTGATGCTGCTGTCGGCCGGCGCCGAGCGGCTCGGCCTCGCCGACGCCGACCCGGAGACCTCCCCGCACCGCGACCTCGACGAGGCCCGCCGGCTGATCACCGCGCTCGCCGGACTGGTGACGGCGTCCGCCGAATACCTGGGCCTGCACGCCGGCCCGTTGCGGGACGGCCTGCAGTCGCTGCAGAAGGCCTTCCGGGAGGCTTCGGTCGTGCCCGATCCCCCTGGTCAGGGTCCTGGGGAAAAGTACACCGGCCCCGTTTACTGA
- a CDS encoding amidohydrolase family protein, producing MDVVIKNALVADGTGDPLTRHDVGLTGGKIASVAEAGSLAGRRNIDADGLVLAPGFIDMHSHSDLQLLANPEHPAKITQGVTTEVLGQDGLSYAPVDDAVLEALRQQLAGWNDDPAGFDWNWRSVGEYLDRLDRGIAVNAAYLVPQGTVRMLAVGWADRPATDAELARMKELVATGLAEGAMGMSSGLTYTPGMYAETSELIELCRVVGELGGFYSPHHRSYGKGALAAFAEMIDVSRRSGCPLHLAHATMNFSVNKGKAPDLLKLLDDALDDGCDISLDTYPYLPGATYLSALLPSWATEGGLDATLARLSDVDERERIRAEIEESGSDGAHGVPIDWDAIEVNGVRNEHNAHLVGHSVAASARAQGTEPAKLYFDTLLDEKLGTSCLMHVGHEENVQAIMRHRTHTGGSDGLLVGARPHPRAWGTFPRYLARYVRELGVLDLAECVAHLTGRAARRLRLTDRGLVRAGYAADLVLFDPETITDTATFDDPRQAAAGLTHVYVNGVAALDDGRPTGALAGHSLRNPRRAR from the coding sequence ATGGACGTCGTCATCAAGAACGCGCTGGTCGCCGACGGCACCGGCGACCCGCTCACCCGCCACGACGTCGGGCTGACCGGCGGCAAGATCGCGAGCGTCGCCGAGGCGGGCTCCCTGGCCGGACGCCGGAACATCGACGCCGACGGGCTCGTGCTCGCGCCCGGCTTCATCGACATGCATTCGCACTCCGACCTGCAGCTGCTGGCCAACCCCGAGCACCCGGCGAAGATCACCCAGGGCGTCACGACCGAGGTGCTCGGCCAGGACGGGCTCTCCTACGCGCCCGTCGACGACGCCGTGCTCGAAGCGCTCCGGCAGCAGCTCGCGGGCTGGAACGACGACCCGGCGGGGTTCGACTGGAACTGGCGCTCGGTCGGCGAATACCTCGACCGGCTCGACCGGGGCATCGCCGTCAACGCCGCCTACCTCGTGCCGCAGGGCACGGTCCGGATGCTCGCCGTCGGCTGGGCCGACCGGCCCGCCACCGACGCCGAACTGGCCCGGATGAAGGAGCTCGTCGCCACCGGCCTGGCCGAGGGCGCGATGGGGATGTCCTCCGGGCTGACCTACACGCCGGGCATGTACGCCGAGACGAGCGAGCTGATCGAGCTGTGCCGGGTGGTCGGCGAGCTGGGCGGGTTCTACAGCCCGCACCACCGCAGCTACGGCAAGGGCGCGCTGGCGGCGTTCGCCGAGATGATCGACGTCTCGCGCCGCTCCGGCTGCCCGCTGCACCTCGCGCACGCGACGATGAACTTCTCGGTCAACAAGGGCAAGGCACCCGACCTGCTGAAGCTCCTGGACGACGCGCTCGACGACGGCTGCGACATCAGCCTCGACACCTATCCGTACCTCCCCGGCGCGACGTACCTGAGCGCGCTGCTGCCGAGCTGGGCCACCGAAGGCGGGCTCGACGCCACCCTGGCCCGGTTGTCCGATGTGGATGAACGCGAGCGGATCCGCGCCGAGATCGAGGAGTCCGGTTCGGACGGTGCGCACGGCGTCCCGATCGACTGGGACGCCATCGAAGTCAACGGCGTCCGCAACGAGCACAACGCCCACCTGGTCGGGCACAGCGTCGCCGCCTCCGCCCGCGCCCAGGGCACCGAACCGGCGAAGCTGTACTTCGACACGCTGCTGGACGAGAAACTCGGGACGTCGTGCCTGATGCACGTCGGGCACGAGGAGAACGTCCAGGCGATCATGCGGCACCGCACGCACACCGGCGGCAGCGACGGCCTCCTCGTCGGCGCGCGGCCGCACCCGCGCGCGTGGGGCACGTTCCCCCGCTACCTCGCCCGCTACGTCCGCGAACTGGGCGTGCTCGACCTCGCCGAGTGCGTTGCCCACCTGACCGGGCGGGCCGCGCGCCGGCTGCGGCTGACCGACCGCGGGCTGGTCCGCGCCGGGTACGCCGCCGACCTGGTGCTGTTCGACCCCGAAACGATCACCGACACCGCCACCTTCGACGACCCGCGGCAGGCCGCCGCGGGCCTCACGCACGTGTACGTCAACGGCGTCGCCGCCCTCGACGACGGCCGTCCCACCGGCGCCCTCGCCGGACACTCCCTGCGCAACCCCCGGAGAGCCCGATGA
- a CDS encoding GntR family transcriptional regulator encodes MSLPKVTRPLLRDEAYDHIRQAIVDGSLPPGAPLRDGDLAEQLGLSKAPVREALRRLAEEGLVDSKPQSYTRVSEVMSPDVLDAREIVRVLHEFAVRQAAAKCRPEDVAAMRAANDRFAKAIEAGDVKAAVKADDELHDVPVRLAGNAAVAATLDRYTPLLRRLEHARFSSALAWNSVLRHTKLIDALEARDPATAVSVISTIWTDLLEDR; translated from the coding sequence GTGAGTCTTCCGAAGGTCACCCGCCCACTCCTGCGCGACGAGGCGTACGACCACATCCGGCAAGCCATCGTGGACGGGTCCCTCCCACCGGGCGCCCCCCTGCGCGACGGCGACCTCGCCGAGCAGCTCGGGCTCTCCAAGGCACCCGTCCGCGAAGCCCTCCGCCGCCTGGCCGAAGAAGGTCTCGTCGACTCGAAGCCGCAGAGCTACACCCGCGTCTCCGAGGTCATGTCCCCCGACGTCCTCGACGCGAGGGAGATCGTCCGGGTGCTGCACGAGTTCGCCGTCCGGCAGGCCGCCGCGAAGTGCCGTCCGGAAGACGTCGCCGCCATGCGCGCCGCCAACGATCGCTTCGCGAAAGCCATCGAGGCCGGTGACGTCAAAGCGGCGGTCAAGGCGGACGACGAACTCCACGACGTCCCCGTTCGGCTGGCCGGCAATGCCGCCGTCGCCGCGACCCTCGACCGCTACACCCCCCTGCTGCGCCGGCTCGAACACGCGCGGTTCAGCTCGGCGCTCGCCTGGAACTCCGTCCTGCGCCACACGAAGCTCATCGACGCGCTCGAAGCCCGCGACCCCGCCACCGCCGTTTCCGTGATCTCGACCATCTGGACCGATCTGCTGGAGGACCGATGA
- a CDS encoding IclR family transcriptional regulator, which yields MSQSLDRALTLLGSIAKDARTLDDLADEIGVHKSTVLRLLRTLEQHHFVRREGARYYRLGSAMFDLANQALDSIDVRRSAQPALAALNARTGHTVHLASYDDGEVVYIDKYEGRHSVRMYSRVGKRAPLHCTAVGKVLVAAMPAARREEIARSIEYRVLTPNTITTPSDFLAELERVAHLGYAVDNAEHEDFIHCIAAPVRGADGEVLAAASMSVPKVLLDYEGLLALVPDLRAATHEASVHSGWTGNGKGH from the coding sequence GTGAGCCAGAGCTTGGACCGCGCGTTGACCCTGCTGGGGTCGATCGCGAAAGATGCGCGCACCCTCGACGACCTCGCCGACGAGATCGGCGTGCACAAGTCGACGGTGCTGCGGCTGCTGCGCACCCTCGAACAGCACCACTTCGTCCGCCGCGAAGGCGCCCGGTACTACCGGCTGGGCAGCGCGATGTTCGACCTGGCCAACCAGGCGCTCGACTCGATCGACGTCCGGCGCAGCGCCCAGCCCGCGCTCGCCGCGCTCAACGCGCGCACCGGCCACACCGTGCACCTGGCCAGCTACGACGACGGCGAAGTCGTCTACATCGACAAGTACGAGGGCCGCCACTCGGTGCGGATGTACTCGCGCGTCGGCAAGCGAGCGCCGCTGCACTGCACGGCGGTGGGGAAGGTGCTGGTCGCCGCGATGCCCGCGGCCCGGCGCGAGGAGATCGCGAGGTCGATCGAGTACCGGGTGCTGACCCCGAACACGATCACCACGCCGTCGGACTTCCTGGCGGAGCTGGAGCGCGTGGCGCACCTCGGTTACGCCGTCGACAACGCCGAGCACGAAGACTTCATCCACTGCATCGCCGCCCCGGTCCGCGGCGCCGACGGCGAGGTGCTCGCCGCGGCGTCGATGTCGGTGCCGAAGGTGCTGCTCGACTACGAAGGCCTGCTCGCCCTGGTCCCGGACCTGCGGGCGGCGACGCACGAAGCTTCCGTCCACAGTGGATGGACGGGGAACGGAAAGGGGCACTGA
- a CDS encoding RidA family protein, whose protein sequence is MSKTAVSTENAPKPPARFSQAVRKGNLLQVAGQVAFDPATNEIVGDDVVGQTRQTFKNIEAVLAEAGSSLADAIMVRVYLTDTAHFAPFNEVYNELIGDAPHAARTTVYVGLPGELLVEIDVLCVLD, encoded by the coding sequence ATGAGCAAGACGGCAGTTTCCACCGAGAACGCGCCGAAGCCGCCGGCGAGGTTCTCGCAGGCCGTCCGCAAGGGGAACCTGCTGCAGGTCGCCGGTCAGGTCGCGTTCGACCCGGCCACCAACGAGATCGTCGGCGACGACGTCGTGGGCCAGACCCGGCAGACGTTCAAGAACATCGAGGCCGTGCTGGCGGAGGCGGGCTCGAGCCTGGCCGACGCGATCATGGTCCGCGTGTACCTGACCGACACGGCGCACTTCGCGCCGTTCAACGAGGTCTACAACGAGCTGATCGGCGACGCCCCGCACGCCGCGCGCACGACGGTGTACGTCGGCCTCCCGGGCGAGCTGCTCGTCGAGATCGACGTGCTCTGCGTGCTGGACTGA
- the rpmI gene encoding 50S ribosomal protein L35, whose protein sequence is MPKMKTHSGTSKRIRVTGTGKLRRQKAGRRHLMEKKSNRLTRRLEGTTELAKTEAGRVKRLLGI, encoded by the coding sequence ATGCCGAAGATGAAGACCCACAGCGGTACGTCCAAGCGGATCCGCGTCACGGGCACGGGCAAGCTGCGCCGCCAGAAGGCCGGGCGCCGCCACCTCATGGAGAAGAAGTCGAACCGCCTCACCCGCCGGCTCGAGGGCACGACCGAGCTGGCGAAGACCGAGGCCGGCCGCGTCAAGCGCCTGCTCGGCATCTGA
- a CDS encoding 1-aminocyclopropane-1-carboxylate deaminase produces MTLADFPRYPLLFGPSPVHPLERLTAHLGGAKVWAKREDVNSGLAYGGNKTRKLEYLVADALKEGADTLVSIGGVQSNHTRQVAAAAARAGLKAVLVQESWVDWHDPLYDKVGNIQLSRILGADVRLVQAGFGIGFKEAWEDAVAEIEEHGGKPYAIPAGASDHRLGGLGFANWIVELEEQEEELGVFFDTVIVCSVTGSTQGGMVAGTALSGKPRRILGIDGSAKPAETREQITRIARNTADLIGAGEIADVELDDRYHAGIYGIPDKSTVDAIETCARLEGMITDPVYEGKSMAGLIDLVGRGEIGSDSNVLYAHLGGQPALNGYTSVLG; encoded by the coding sequence ATGACCCTCGCCGACTTCCCCCGCTACCCGCTGCTGTTCGGCCCGTCGCCGGTGCACCCGCTCGAACGCCTCACCGCCCACCTCGGCGGCGCGAAGGTCTGGGCGAAGCGTGAGGACGTGAACTCCGGTCTCGCCTACGGCGGCAACAAGACCCGCAAGCTCGAATACCTCGTCGCGGACGCCCTGAAAGAAGGCGCCGACACCCTCGTCTCGATCGGCGGCGTCCAGTCCAACCACACGCGGCAGGTCGCGGCCGCCGCGGCGCGGGCCGGGCTCAAGGCCGTGCTGGTGCAGGAAAGCTGGGTCGACTGGCACGACCCGCTGTACGACAAGGTCGGCAACATCCAGCTCTCGCGCATCCTCGGCGCGGACGTCCGGCTCGTGCAGGCCGGCTTCGGCATCGGCTTCAAGGAGGCGTGGGAAGACGCGGTCGCCGAGATCGAAGAGCACGGCGGGAAGCCCTACGCCATCCCGGCGGGTGCCTCGGACCACCGGCTCGGCGGGCTGGGCTTCGCGAACTGGATCGTCGAACTCGAGGAGCAGGAAGAAGAACTCGGCGTCTTCTTCGACACGGTGATCGTCTGCTCGGTCACCGGCAGCACGCAGGGCGGGATGGTCGCGGGGACGGCGCTGAGCGGCAAGCCGCGGCGGATCCTCGGCATCGACGGCTCGGCGAAGCCGGCCGAGACCCGCGAGCAGATCACCCGGATCGCGCGGAACACCGCGGACCTGATCGGCGCCGGCGAGATCGCCGACGTCGAGCTGGACGACCGCTACCACGCCGGGATCTACGGCATCCCCGACAAGTCCACTGTGGACGCGATCGAGACGTGCGCCCGGCTGGAAGGCATGATCACCGACCCGGTGTACGAAGGCAAGTCCATGGCGGGACTCATCGACCTCGTCGGCCGCGGCGAGATCGGGAGCGACTCCAACGTCCTCTACGCGCACCTCGGCGGGCAGCCCGCGCTCAACGGCTACACGAGCGTCCTCGGCTGA
- the infC gene encoding translation initiation factor IF-3 gives MGTRSNENRKHSSDQGGPISSETRINDRIRVPEVRLVGPAGEQVGIVRIEDALRLAQENDLDLVEVAPQARPPVCKLMDFGKFKYESAQKARESRRNQQLTVIKEQKLRPKIDQHDYETKKGHVSRFLAAGNKVKVTIMFRGREQSRPELGYRLLQKLAEDVTELGFVESSAKQDGRNMIMVLAPHKNVKPKAKAEAVPEPTPDA, from the coding sequence GTGGGCACCAGGTCGAACGAGAACAGGAAACATTCCTCGGACCAAGGAGGCCCCATCAGCTCCGAGACACGCATCAACGACCGAATCCGGGTGCCGGAGGTCCGACTCGTCGGACCCGCCGGTGAACAGGTCGGCATCGTCCGGATAGAGGATGCGCTGCGCCTGGCGCAGGAGAACGATCTCGACCTCGTCGAGGTCGCGCCGCAGGCCCGCCCGCCGGTGTGCAAGCTCATGGACTTCGGCAAGTTCAAGTACGAGAGCGCGCAGAAGGCCCGCGAGTCGCGGCGCAACCAGCAGCTGACCGTTATCAAGGAACAGAAGCTGCGCCCCAAGATCGACCAGCACGACTACGAGACCAAGAAGGGTCACGTGTCGCGCTTCCTGGCGGCCGGCAACAAGGTCAAGGTCACGATCATGTTCCGCGGTCGCGAGCAGTCCCGGCCGGAGCTCGGCTACCGGCTGCTGCAGAAGCTCGCCGAAGACGTCACGGAGCTCGGCTTCGTCGAGTCGTCGGCCAAGCAGGACGGTCGCAACATGATCATGGTGCTGGCCCCGCACAAGAACGTGAAGCCGAAGGCGAAGGCCGAGGCGGTCCCCGAGCCGACTCCCGACGCGTAG
- a CDS encoding lactonase family protein, which produces MTGLSRRTFLGAAAGASAATVLGAQFAAAATTSKGCIVGGTVYIGSYTSGANGHGLDVSSRTGAALGPVRTIPGITDTSWFDRSADGKTLYVTNEGDPAGYVSALSVADATKPKLLNKVSSKGGAPTHLSVHASQKYVLAANYSSGSVVVLPVLAGGKLGAATDLVTHQADSGQAHAHQVVNDPTGRWVLSVDLGADSVYVYSLDVATGKLSLHQQLKLPAGAGPRHLAFDRTGKFAYVLQELRPEVTVTSWDAETGTLKALSVFPAVPPGSTGDRYPGEITLSKDGKFAYATVRGPNTLATFSVAGETLKLVSTVPSGGNWPRHVALDPGENWFYVSNQRSGTVTWLPRDPATGLPGAVAGSLAVPDVNSVHFA; this is translated from the coding sequence ATGACCGGACTTTCCCGTCGTACGTTCCTCGGCGCCGCCGCGGGGGCGAGTGCCGCGACCGTTCTCGGTGCGCAGTTCGCCGCCGCGGCCACCACTTCGAAGGGCTGCATCGTCGGGGGGACCGTGTACATCGGCAGCTACACCAGCGGGGCGAACGGGCACGGCCTCGACGTCTCGAGCCGGACGGGCGCCGCGCTCGGGCCCGTCCGCACGATCCCCGGGATCACCGACACGTCGTGGTTCGACCGCAGTGCCGACGGCAAGACGCTGTACGTCACCAACGAAGGCGACCCGGCCGGGTACGTCTCGGCGCTGAGCGTCGCCGACGCCACGAAACCCAAGCTGCTCAACAAGGTTTCGTCCAAGGGCGGCGCGCCGACGCACCTGAGCGTGCATGCGAGCCAGAAGTACGTGCTGGCCGCGAACTACAGCTCGGGCAGCGTCGTCGTGCTGCCGGTCCTGGCCGGCGGGAAGCTCGGCGCGGCCACGGATCTCGTGACGCACCAGGCCGATTCCGGGCAGGCGCACGCGCACCAGGTCGTCAACGACCCGACCGGCCGCTGGGTGCTGTCGGTCGACCTCGGCGCGGACTCCGTGTACGTCTACTCCCTCGACGTCGCCACCGGGAAGCTTTCCCTGCACCAGCAGCTGAAGCTGCCCGCCGGCGCCGGGCCGCGGCACCTCGCGTTCGACCGGACCGGGAAGTTCGCCTACGTCCTGCAGGAGCTGCGCCCGGAGGTCACGGTGACGAGCTGGGACGCCGAAACCGGCACGCTGAAGGCCCTTTCCGTCTTCCCGGCCGTGCCGCCGGGCAGCACCGGCGACCGCTACCCCGGCGAGATCACCCTGTCGAAGGACGGCAAGTTCGCCTACGCCACCGTCCGCGGCCCGAACACCCTAGCGACGTTCTCCGTCGCCGGCGAGACGCTGAAGCTGGTGTCCACCGTGCCCAGTGGCGGCAACTGGCCGCGGCACGTGGCCCTCGACCCCGGCGAAAACTGGTTCTACGTCTCGAACCAGCGTTCCGGCACCGTCACCTGGCTGCCGCGCGACCCGGCCACCGGCCTGCCCGGCGCGGTCGCGGGGTCGCTCGCGGTCCCCGACGTCAACTCGGTCCACTTCGCCTGA